Within the Drosophila melanogaster chromosome 3R genome, the region TAAACATCAAGCCGTTTGTAAGCTCCTTTGTCAAGCCTTCGTTTTACAAGGTCCAGCGAAATGCCGCGAACCTTGGGTCCTTCGCCAATCTCATCGTACTCCGGCAGTTCGGCCAGGGAATCCGAGTAGCAACGTCCCTCCTCGTCCTGGTGATTGTAAATAGTCGTGAACAGTGTGAGGAACAGCTCCTGAACAGCCAAAGGAACATCCGGAAGAGAATCGCGCTCGGTGCGCAGTTGTTGCTTCAGCTGCAGTGTCAATTGTTGTAGCACGAGCGCATCCTTGTAGATCTGCGAGTCTGGCTCGTTATACTTGCAGGCGTTCTCCAGCATCAGCAGAAAGTCCGCTGCCAAGTCATCTAAGGTATCATAAGCGCCCTGTTTAAGTTTCTGAGCGATTCGGTCCATGTCAATAGGTTCCCTGATAATGTCGTAGTAGTCCGGATACTCGCTCTTGGATGGCAACTTCGTAAATATAAGCGACAGCTGCCTCTTACCCTTGGGCTCCTGGTACTCCTTTACTGTTTCATAGAATTGCCACAGCCGCTCTGTAATTACAGCGGTCTTTAACTTTCTTCCCACCTTGCTGTACTTCTGCTGGCTTTTTTTGCCCTCTGTAAGACCAGGGAACTCCTTGAGCTTTTCATTTAGAGCTCGTTCCAATATATTGGCATCCTCGTATATGTTAGAGCCCTCCTCATTATACTGTCGGCAGTTGGAAAACATAAGTCGATAGTCGGATACCACGTCCTCCACGGCGGCATAGCGATCTGTGCGAATGTTATGCTCGATAGTGTTCATGTCAATGGGGTTTTGAATGATATCGTAGTAGTCCGGATAAATCTTGCGAGGCGGCTTTTCCATAAACATTTCGATGGGACGACGATTGCCCAAGGAGTAGTCCACCAAATATTTCTGTATGCTCAGAATCTTCTTTTTAATAGCCGCGTTGATGGCAATGCGATTTGATTTGGGTGAATTCGAGTTATTTGGTGTATGGGAGGCGTTAGAGTTCGAATTGGAGTTGATGCGGGGTCTGCCCGGCTTGCGCTTTTCCGGCTGCGTGCTAACCGTAAATACCTCTGTGTCCATTTCCTCTGCATCCTCGTCATCCAGATCACTGCCCTCCTCGAGAGACTCCTCCACCAGCTTGGCATTCATTAGCTTTAACATTTTCAGCGCATCCTTGTGAGTGCGATGGGACGTCGGAAACGCCTTTTTGGCGTTGTCCAGCATGAGATATAGATCGGCGGTGAGATCACTAATGTTCGCATAATCGCCCTTTTTGAGCTTTGTGTGGATTTGGCTCATAGATATGGGTCGTTTGATCAGCTCAAAATATTCGGGATGGAAACGACGAACTGGCAGTTTCCATAGAGAGTTTCCCAATGGAGGACCAGTAACTCCCGGATGTTCCGAAGTTCCTGGTGCGTTGTACAAGTGATCGAACAATGCCCACATGGGCCCCTCGCCCTTTTTGCTGGTCTCCTCGTCGTCCGAGCTGTCAACCTCCTCTTTTAGTGCTGGAAAAAGaataatttatatacaaaaaagaaaaaaaaatgttttttttaatcttaCCAGCAATTGCTGCACTGGAGAGACTCTTGACGCGCTTAGCCAGCTTGCCTTTGCCCATCTCCAGCTCAATACGCCGCTGCGTAAAGATCCGTTTCAGGGATTTGGCGTCCTTATAGATCTGAGAACCAGGCTCGTTGAACAGACATGCGTTTTTGGTCATTTGTAGCAGATCCCGTTCCATCTCCGCCAGCGAGGAGTAAGCGTTCATTTGTATTTTGGTCGCAATCAGGCGCAGATCAATGGGATGCTCAATGACATCGTAGTAGTCTGGATAGATTTTCTTGGAGGGCAGCAGTTGGAACATGCGGTGCATTAACCGATCGCCCACGGGATCGGTAGCGGTCATAACGGAGGCGAAGAGCTCCTCGTACTGGTTGTACTCGTCATCAGTTGCTCCATCGCCACCAGGTTCAGTGCTGCTGGTCATTCGGCGCACTTGGCGCGACATGCGTCTGGCACGCGGCTCCTCCTCCGCCAATCCATTTGCCTCCATAATGCGCTGTCTCTGCGAATGAATGTGCTGCCACAGAGAGACTGCGTCCTGGTGCTCGCTACTGCCCGGTATGTAGAAGGCCTTGGCATTGCCAATAAGCAGCTCCAGGTCGGCCATCAGATCATCCAAATCGTCGTAGGAATCGGTTTTCAGCTTCTGCTGAACCTTGAGCAGATCAATGGGATTGACCACCACGTCATAGTACGAGGGCTCTTGCCGGCGCTTCGGCACGCGGATGAAGGTGTCGCACAGCATTGAACCGTCCTCCTTCTTTATGTTCCTTATGGAATCGTACAATTGCTGGCACAGTTCTGTGGGATCGAGACGGCGCTTTTTTCGCGCCGATTGTGTCGTCGTCTGCTGCACCGGTGACTGCTCCGGCGTCGAGTCGTCCAGCTGCAGCGGATCCTCGTCCTGCCGGCTGGATATGCTGCTCGCCCGGCGCTTGCGGCTCAGCATCGTGTTATCCCTGTTCTTATTACAGTTAAAATCTAAATATCCGATAATAAGACGCCACACAAAATGCCACAAATTCTGGGAATGAGCGAAAAAGTAGTGGTGGGCGAAAGGTTCGATAGTGCGCGGTCGATATATAGTTCGATAGCCGGCCACTTGCGTGGTGAGTTATCGTAATCGAAGCGCGCGGTGgtgaatattattttaaatggtATGTTCCCACCAAAAATCATATTTCTTAACCAAATAAACAAGCTGAACATCATTTTACTTAAGTTCTTTATTATAGCATCCCTAAAGCatcatttaaagttttaattaagtcATTGAATCACAGCAATATCGTAGGTAGTTTTCCTTAAATTAGCTCCTTCTCGAAAAAAGGCATTCAAGCCAATAGAAACAACGAAGTTAGGCTGAAAAAAAAGTTAAACAgaacaatatttaatttaaaagtcaGCAAAACGCAAGCGCGCAATTAAAAAGCCATGATATTTCGATTAATTTAGTAAAAtgctttgtttattattattttttatcacATAAGTTTTAGACGCTTGTTAGTGTGTGATTGTGTGAATATTGGGTTACAGATTTGAGTATGCcgtaaaatgaaatgaacacGCCTCATCGTTTCGCTGCTTAAGGAACATTGTTAAAATCTTATAAAAATAACTGAAATATACGTGGATAAATAGCGAAAAACATGTATGAAATGGAATTCACTCTGAACGACAAGAAACGAAATTCTAAACTACGCCTACTGCAAATTGACTGCGGCTTATGTTGCACAATTACATCTTCTATTTACATGCTAGTTATTGGCGAGATTTCTGCGAATATCATGGTACACGAGTGCCATTGTTCTGTGTTTACTGGCACCACAGTGATATGCTGGTGCACTGTGAGGACTCTGTCTGTATAAAGTACAACAATTAAGCACAACAGTTAACAttgcaaaatttaaatattagtaTCAGTTCTGCACAACTATACGTGATCATATAACATATGTAAAGGTATATTATATAGTTTCAGCTGCCCATCTCCCATGTTTTTCTCGTGTCTTAACAGTTCATTTCGTTTGCCTTGCGACTAGCGGTGGTATTGCGACTGCTCTTACGACTAAGGTTACGATACTTGGTATAGAAACTTGTTAGGCTCTTTAGCGGCGACTCGACAAGGCGCCTCACCTCCTGTCGGTTTATACAAAACGCATTGTCGTGTCGCTTGCGCCAATATCAGTTGATGAAGCTAATGTAGTTAGTAAAGAGCACATAGTTCTCCACTAACCGGGCTCTTAGCTCCCGGCGCACCGTAGCCGTGAATTTGTTTGCCAAGCACAGGGCAGTTGTGGTTCCAAAAACCAAATTGTAAAGCAATACAATCTGGAAGTTTCCCAACCACTCGATGGCTCCAAAATCACCCAGCAGGTCAAAGTTTGTGATGCCTGTAAGAATCAATAATAGTCGCTTTTAAACACTGTATTATTCATTAGTAATTTGCCACAGCCTACCTATGATCCTGCTGAGAAGCGGCAATGCCGACGACAAAACCAGCATGAAGCCACAGTTCAGCATTAGCTGTGGCAGCGAAGTCTGGCGCCGCTTGGGACAAACCTTGCGCATGAACGGCATGCTGTAGAAGCCCACCACCGAGGTGGCGCCGAGATAGAAGATGAGACACACCTCCAGGCCGGCACCAAAGGGACCCAACTTCGAGAGCGAAGAGATGCCCAATGCGAATTGCTAAATAAGGGAAACAAACTCAATAAGCATTCGTCTTACGATCCCTGCAGTTAGACCTACCCTTGTGCTTAGTGGCAGCGCCTTAATGCCAATAAGGAGCTCTAGTGTATTCTGCACAACCAGCAGAATGGTGACAGCTGTgcagaagagcagcagcagcatggcCAGCGGATAGACGAATGTGCGTTGGAAGGTGCTCGATGTGCGCAGCTTGTCTAGTTCCTTGCGCTCGGAGTCCAGTTCTCTTAGTCTATCGTTGAGCTCGTCCACGTCACTGGCCATCGCCTTGCGCTGGTATAGATGAGCCTGGGAGTGTTGCAGCAGTGGCTGGGGATAGAAGGTGCGCCCACGTCCCAGACCAATCCGATTGCCAAGGCGACCTCCGTTGGCGGCATCCGCAATGCTCACGTTGTGCAGCTCAATGTGCGCTAGCTTCCGCTTCACGCTCGCCTCCTCCATGTAGAAGGCGCTAAACTCCTCGTTGACGTCGCGCAGTAGCATAGGTCGCACCAGCACCTGGTTAACAACGCCAAAGAGGCGCACAAAGCCATACGGGGTGCAAACTGTAAGAAAACAAAACGGTTGTCCTGGTTACCAAACTTGTACATGCCTTAATATTAGTATGTAAGATCTAGAACTTATTTCTCGTTGTGTACGAAACGTAAACAAAGGTCTCTTTGACATCCCACTCAACTTAAAAGACATTCTGTTCTGAGCAGTCGAACCAGTCGGTATCTTAACTAAATTTCTATTCCTTACATCTTTAAAATGGCAAACGAAGAGGTTAAAGACAATGCCCAACTTAAGGCAACTATGTTAAACTGCAATTTGAACCCCAGTGTCGCGGATGATTTTGCTGAGTTCGAGGCAACCCTTGCGAAGATCGATTGTATACTGCAGAACAAGGCACCCTGTGACGATGAAGATTCAAAGGCAGGTGGCGATGCCAAGGAGAAGATCAACTTTGACAACTTGGATGTGGATAAGGTGCGGCTTAAAGTGAAAGAAAATCGAACAGTCATCAACAGAAAGTCTCTAGAAGAAGACAATGAGAAGCAAGTCAAGGATATGAACCAGAAGAGTTTCATGGAGCAGGTGGAGAAGGATGCCAATGATCGTGCAGAGGCACGTGCCAAAGCCGAATACGAAGCAGAACTACAGAGAAGGTAAACTTAATGGTCTCcctaaaattataatatattgtatataaggATAATTTTTTAGTCAGGGAAACGAAGCATTTCGCAGCCA harbors:
- the lili gene encoding lilipod, isoform B; amino-acid sequence: MDEEEEEEVTDLKLQLFHNTVREHIIFLLLIILLYSSSYVVVSRFRRRDRDDLYSNDEDEVLVYRISFWLCTFTLAVAEGAAMLLPVSIASNEVLLLYPNSYYVKWLNSSLIQGLWNHVFLFSNLSLFIFLPFVYLFSESTGFVGNKKGILPRVYETFTVFMLMAIIVLVLTAVLSAVFGIEKLQFFWFLNLGSVHLPFLYSCVSFLGVMLMLICTPYGFVRLFGVVNQVLVRPMLLRDVNEEFSAFYMEEASVKRKLAHIELHNVSIADAANGGRLGNRIGLGRGRTFYPQPLLQHSQAHLYQRKAMASDVDELNDRLRELDSERKELDKLRTSSTFQRTFVYPLAMLLLLFCTAVTILLVVQNTLELLIGIKALPLSTRQFALGISSLSKLGPFGAGLEVCLIFYLGATSVVGFYSMPFMRKVCPKRRQTSLPQLMLNCGFMLVLSSALPLLSRIIGITNFDLLGDFGAIEWLGNFQIVLLYNLVFGTTTALCLANKFTATVRRELRARLTSLFLLA
- the lili gene encoding lilipod, isoform A; translation: MDEEEEEEVTDLKLQLFHNTVREHIIFLLLIILLYSSSYVVVSRFRRRDRDDLYSNDEDEVLVYRISFWLCTFTLAVAEGAAMLLPVSIASNEVLLLYPNSYYVKWLNSSLIQGLWNHVFLFSNLSLFIFLPFVYLFSESTGFVGNKKGILPRVYETFTVFMLMAIIVLVLTAVLSAVFGIEKLQFFWFLNLGSVHLPFLYSCVSFLGVMLMLICTPYGFVRLFGVVNQVLVRPMLLRDVNEEFSAFYMEEASVKRKLAHIELHNVSIADAANGGRLGNRIGLGRGRTFYPQPLLQHSQAHLYQRKAMASDVDELNDRLRELDSERKELDKLRTSSTFQRTFVYPLAMLLLLFCTAVTILLVVQNTLELLIGIKALPLSTRQFALGISSLSKLGPFGAGLEVCLIFYLGATSVVGFYSMPFMRKVCPKRRQTSLPQLMLNCGFMLVLSSALPLLSRIIGITNFDLLGDFGAIEWLGNFQIVLLYNLVFGTTTALCLANKFTATVRRELRARLVENYVLFTNYISFIN
- the CG6980 gene encoding uncharacterized protein, encoding MANEEVKDNAQLKATMLNCNLNPSVADDFAEFEATLAKIDCILQNKAPCDDEDSKAGGDAKEKINFDNLDVDKVRLKVKENRTVINRKSLEEDNEKQVKDMNQKSFMEQVEKDANDRAEARAKAEYEAELQRSQGNEAFRSQKYEKAILHYDKAIIKVKDSAITYCNRALCYIKLQNYKRALKDCQYVLEKLQESNLRAWLYQAHAYKGLKQDDKFEESVVKAREHNPKQLAYIDKYIKQLEADLKALEI